In the Natrinema sp. CBA1119 genome, CAGGGCGGGATCTCGACGACTCGAGGAGATCCCCAGAGCCTCAAGCGGGACATCGTCGACGCCAGCGACGGCACCGCCGATCCCGACGCCGTCGACGCGCTCGTCGAAACCGCCGACGACGCCGTCGAGGACGTGCTCGTCGACACCCTCGAGGTGGGGTTCGACGAGAGTGACGACGGGTCGTTCGACTACACGCGCGAGGCCGCCCACTCCGACTATCGCATCCTCCACGTCGACGCCGCGACGGGGACGCACATCCTGCGGCCGTTCCTGAACCATCTCGACGACCACGAGCGAATCGAGGTGCGCCAGGACACCGCCGCGCTCGAGTTGATCACCGCCGAGGGACGCGTCCACGGCGTGGTGAGCGACGAGCGGTCGAGCGGGAAGCCGATCTACGCCGGTGCGACGATTCTCGCGACCGGCGGAATTGGCGCGCTCTACGGCCGATCGACCAACCCCGCCGACGCGACCGGCGACGGCATCGCGATGGCCGCGCTCGCCGGCGCTGACGTCGAGGACATGGAGTACGTGCAGTTCCATCCGACCGCCTACGCCGGTGAGGACCCCTTCCTCCTTTCGGAAGCGCTGCGGGGCGAGGGCGCGGTGTTGCGAAACGGCGACGGCGAACGGTTCATGGACGAGTACCACCCGCAGGGCGACCTCGCGCCGCGGGACGTCGTCGCTCGCGCCGTCGAGACCGAACGCGCGGAGACGGGCGAGGTCGTCCTCGACGTCGGACCGCTCGAGTTCGAAGTCGACTACCCCGGTATCGCTGCAAAGTGTCGCGACCGCGGCATCGAGGGCGAGAAAATTCCCGTCGCTCCGTGCGAACACTTCCTGTGTGGCGGCGTCGATGTCGACAAGGAGGGCCGAACCTCGCTCGATCGGCTCTACGCCGTCGGCGAGTGCGCTCGCACCGGCGTCCACGGCGCGAACCGGCTGGCGAGTACCAGCCTGCTCGAGGGGCTGGTCTGGGGCCTGCGGGCCGGCGAAGACGCGACCGGATTCGATCCGGAGCCGGTCGAAGCGCCCGAACTCCGGAACCGGGATCCCGACCTCCCCGAGCGCTTCGCTGCCGAGAAGTTCACGCGGCTTACGCAGACGATGGACGAGTATCTTGGCCTCGAGCGCAATCCCGAGGAGATCGCCCGCGCGAGCGCCGTCCTCCGGCGGCTCAAAGGAGAGGTCGACGCCTACATTCGGACCCGAACGGCGCGGGACCTCTACGAGCTTCGCAACGCCAGCGTCACCGCGCTGTTGATCGCCCGTGCGGCCGGCGAGAACACGGAATCAGTGGGCTGTCACTACGTCGCGACCGACCCCGACGAGTCAACAGCCGAACCGCCGGCGGACGACTGAGATACTCATGATCACCGACGCACAAATCGAACGCTGGCTGCGCGAGGACGTCGGCCACCACGACGTGACGAATCAGGTGCCCGGCGAGACGACCGGCAAACTCGTCGCGAAGGAATCCGGTATCGTTGCCGGGATCGAGGCCGCAGCGGCCGTCTTCGACTACCTGAACGTGACAGTGACCGAGCGCCTCGAGGATGGGAGCGGCGTCGACCCGGGCGACGAACTGCTCCGGGTCGAGGGGCCGACACGGGCGGTGCTCCGCGGCGAGCGGGTCGCGGTCAACCTCGCGGGGCACGCGTCGGGGATCGCGACGCTGACGCGCGAGGCGGTCGAGCGCGCTCGGACCGAATCCGCGGACGCAACGATCGCCGCGACCCGCAAGACGACGCCCGGCCTGCGCGGCCTCGAGAAACGCGCCGTCGTCGCGGGCGGCGGCGACACCCACCGCCTCGACCTCTCCCACATGGTGATGGTCAAGGACAACCACGTCGCTGAAATGGGGCTCGAGGAGGCGGTGGCGCACTTTCAGGCACGGACCTCGTTCGCGACGAAGATCGACGTCGAGGTCGAGACCGTCGACGACGCGCCGCGCGCGGCCGACGCGGGCGCGGACATCGTCCTGCTCGACAATATGACGCCGGCGGAGACGCGGGCGGCCGTCGAGACGCTCGCCGACCACGAGGGCGTGCTCGCCGAGGCCAGCGGCGGGATCACCCTCGCGGACGTGCCCGATTACGCCGCGACAGGCGCCGACGTGATCTCGATGGGATCGCTCACCCACTCGGCGTCGTCGCTGGACCTGTCGTTCCGAACGGGGGGCTAGCTCTCGCCGCTGATCACTCCGCGCTCCACTGCCGAACGTCCGCCTGCTCGAGGAACAGGGACGGATCGTCGTGGGAGAAACTCACCCACCCGACCTCGGGGTCCGCCGTCACGTGAATCAGTAACTGCTCCTCGACGAGCGCCGTCTCGAAGACCGATCTGCAGTCTTCGATGTCGTAGGAGAGGGGGACGAAGACGGCCGTCTCGCTCTCCTCGTCGCGCTCGACGACGAGTGCGACTCGCCGGTCGCTTTCCGCCGCCAGCGGTCGGTAGTAGACGTCGGCCGCGGAAATCGTGACGTCCCTGTTCTCGATGAGTTCCGCGATGAGTTCGTACTCCTCGGCGGTAACGGCGACGTCGAGCCCGGTTCGCTCGCTCTCCTCGACCGGCGACGTCCCGATCGGCTCGAGGACGACGGCGTCCCAGCCGTCCTCCCGGTACTCCTCGGCGATGGCTCGCGCGTCCTCGAGCAGGTCCTCCCACAGGGGATCGTCCGAATTCGATCGGTCGGTGGCCGTCGAACGGGTCGGTGGTTCCGAGTCGTCCGCCGTCATCCGTCTCCCTCCGGTCGCGGTCGGTTCGTCATACTCGAGTCCGACGAGCGCGAGGGGAAAAACGTTACCTCACGCGATCTCCCGCTGCGAGGACGAACCGACGAATTCGCAGGAAAAATTACTTTTAACCGCGCGATTACTCGTGGGTATGAGCGAGGAGCCACTCGACGATCTCGACAGGACCATCATCTACTGTCTGCAGGAGGACGCACGCAAGACGTCGGCGAGCGAGATCGCGGACAAAGCGGGCGTCTCGGCCAGCACGGTCCGCAACCGGATACGGAACCTCGAGGAGAGTGGCATCCTCACCGGCTACCGACCGGAGGTGAACTACGAGGCGGCCAGCTATCAGCTGCAGACGCTCATCGTCTGTACGGCGCCGATCCCCGACCGAGAGGCACTCGCGCAGAAGGCCCTGGAAGTGCCCGGCGTCGTCGCCGTCAGGGAGGTTATGACCGGTACCGAGAACGTCCACGTCGAAGCGATCGGATCGGACAGCGACGACCTCAGTCGGATCGGCCGAGACCTCGACGAACTCGGCCTCGAGGTCGTCGACGAGGACCTCATTCGGAACGAGTACGAGCGCGCATTCCACGGGTT is a window encoding:
- a CDS encoding L-aspartate oxidase → MTETNTGTETTTDGETADVLVVGSGIAGCSAALAAAREGADVLLLTKATKPDDASTDWAQGGISTTRGDPQSLKRDIVDASDGTADPDAVDALVETADDAVEDVLVDTLEVGFDESDDGSFDYTREAAHSDYRILHVDAATGTHILRPFLNHLDDHERIEVRQDTAALELITAEGRVHGVVSDERSSGKPIYAGATILATGGIGALYGRSTNPADATGDGIAMAALAGADVEDMEYVQFHPTAYAGEDPFLLSEALRGEGAVLRNGDGERFMDEYHPQGDLAPRDVVARAVETERAETGEVVLDVGPLEFEVDYPGIAAKCRDRGIEGEKIPVAPCEHFLCGGVDVDKEGRTSLDRLYAVGECARTGVHGANRLASTSLLEGLVWGLRAGEDATGFDPEPVEAPELRNRDPDLPERFAAEKFTRLTQTMDEYLGLERNPEEIARASAVLRRLKGEVDAYIRTRTARDLYELRNASVTALLIARAAGENTESVGCHYVATDPDESTAEPPADD
- the nadC gene encoding carboxylating nicotinate-nucleotide diphosphorylase, translated to MITDAQIERWLREDVGHHDVTNQVPGETTGKLVAKESGIVAGIEAAAAVFDYLNVTVTERLEDGSGVDPGDELLRVEGPTRAVLRGERVAVNLAGHASGIATLTREAVERARTESADATIAATRKTTPGLRGLEKRAVVAGGGDTHRLDLSHMVMVKDNHVAEMGLEEAVAHFQARTSFATKIDVEVETVDDAPRAADAGADIVLLDNMTPAETRAAVETLADHEGVLAEASGGITLADVPDYAATGADVISMGSLTHSASSLDLSFRTGG
- a CDS encoding Lrp/AsnC family transcriptional regulator, with translation MSEEPLDDLDRTIIYCLQEDARKTSASEIADKAGVSASTVRNRIRNLEESGILTGYRPEVNYEAASYQLQTLIVCTAPIPDREALAQKALEVPGVVAVREVMTGTENVHVEAIGSDSDDLSRIGRDLDELGLEVVDEDLIRNEYERAFHGFDVDELS